One window from the genome of Paraneptunicella aestuarii encodes:
- a CDS encoding aminotransferase class I/II-fold pyridoxal phosphate-dependent enzyme yields MVSKRVSPILSADKELVARYFQCKQSPYHAEHNPDGYINFGTAENYLLWDLIAEKTQEVGGLTEADSHYAELHGKRSFRQQIARLFSTRSGVNISEDDIVTAAGTTAILEILAYCLCDPDDAILVPTPYYSGFDYAFNMRAGAKLLPVPCDVSNQFSVSIESIKAALDEARQQGINVRAMLTSSPRNPIGDTLSKNDLQELVQFCEAEGLELIIDEIFADTRTSDEPFFSAMSTEANHVHTVYGFAKDFALSGLAVGVLHSKNKELLEAAQELAHFSRVSNHTQSLVEHVLSDEKWLEQFFQQAKSRLTDAYNAITNDLQEANIPYMEAKGGVFVFVNLSEYLDNDSFEAEKALSNKIFNDCKINLSPGALFHCPQPGWFRITYTLDREQVKTGITRLVKGLKSQA; encoded by the coding sequence GTGGTATCTAAACGAGTCTCGCCTATCCTGTCTGCCGACAAAGAACTGGTCGCACGCTATTTTCAGTGCAAGCAATCCCCCTATCATGCCGAGCATAACCCCGATGGCTACATCAATTTCGGCACGGCAGAAAATTATCTGCTTTGGGATTTGATTGCAGAAAAAACACAGGAAGTTGGCGGACTGACAGAAGCCGATTCCCACTACGCTGAACTGCACGGAAAACGCAGCTTTCGCCAGCAGATTGCCAGGCTATTTAGCACTCGCTCTGGCGTAAACATATCAGAAGACGACATTGTCACCGCAGCGGGAACTACTGCAATTTTAGAAATTCTGGCCTACTGCTTATGCGACCCAGACGATGCCATACTGGTTCCCACGCCTTATTATTCAGGCTTCGATTACGCTTTTAATATGCGAGCTGGAGCCAAACTGCTTCCCGTTCCTTGCGACGTTTCCAACCAGTTTTCGGTTTCAATTGAAAGCATTAAAGCCGCATTGGATGAAGCCAGACAGCAAGGTATTAATGTACGCGCCATGTTAACCAGTTCACCGCGCAACCCCATTGGAGACACCTTAAGCAAAAATGATTTACAAGAATTGGTACAGTTCTGTGAAGCAGAAGGACTAGAGCTGATCATTGATGAAATCTTTGCCGACACACGAACCTCCGACGAGCCCTTTTTCAGCGCCATGAGCACCGAAGCCAACCATGTTCATACCGTGTACGGTTTCGCCAAAGACTTTGCCTTATCAGGACTCGCCGTAGGCGTACTGCATTCCAAAAATAAAGAGCTGTTGGAAGCGGCACAAGAACTGGCACACTTTAGTCGGGTATCGAACCATACTCAAAGTTTGGTCGAGCATGTTCTAAGCGATGAAAAATGGCTGGAACAGTTCTTCCAACAAGCCAAATCACGCCTGACTGATGCCTACAACGCCATTACCAACGACTTACAAGAAGCCAACATTCCTTACATGGAAGCCAAAGGCGGCGTATTTGTTTTTGTGAACCTGAGCGAATACCTGGACAACGACAGCTTTGAAGCAGAAAAAGCGCTCAGCAATAAAATATTTAACGACTGCAAAATCAACCTGTCACCCGGAGCACTATTTCACTGCCCACAGCCGGGCTGGTTCCGTATCACATATACTCTGGATAGAGAGCAGGTGAAAACCGGGATAACAAGGCTGGTGAAAGGACTGAAATCGCAAGCATAA
- a CDS encoding DUF1799 domain-containing protein, producing the protein MALLKGLSPKFAQEREQNLEIWPETLPAIRLFAKSMTQWRAGPTGIIGLDYNAINLLMDYDAIPMAERGELMSDIAQLEIGYLQAMRR; encoded by the coding sequence ATGGCTTTATTAAAGGGCTTGTCTCCAAAATTTGCGCAAGAGCGAGAACAAAATTTGGAGATTTGGCCTGAAACCCTACCCGCTATCCGGCTATTTGCTAAGTCCATGACCCAGTGGAGAGCTGGCCCCACCGGTATCATTGGTCTGGACTACAACGCAATTAACCTGCTGATGGACTACGACGCAATCCCAATGGCAGAGCGTGGGGAGTTAATGTCTGACATTGCTCAATTAGAGATAGGCTACCTCCAAGCTATGAGGCGTTAG
- a CDS encoding FAD-dependent oxidoreductase: MNDIAIVGAGLVGTVLAIHLAKQDFNVTVYDRCPDPRKVKMGRSDRSLMIVLSARGLHALDAAGVGDAVRNVALPIYGRTIHAPDGELAFQPYGNNREALQAVDRNELNETLIIEAAKHQNITFHFEHECLDVDLSTPKLAFQDADGNQKEVYHSRVIAADGAYSRVRQAMQKTRFFDFSQKYLPRSYKEIVIKPDASAGQSLSNETFHVWPRGTFMLSAFPKADGSFSLSLQLPREGENTFDTLTTESSLKAFFQTHFADVIPLAGDSLMDFLDRREGSMLTIKCFPWSHEDKVLLIGDAAHGILPFLGQGANAGFEDVMVLLEHIREHGDDWRAIFNHFEQARKPNTDTIANLSYQNYLILQDAVGDPNFQLRKLIERKIQDLYPDRVSASLYYNIAFTRTPYEQALQYDKAYQAVIDDIIKVQNIAQIIDTEQGETVIRDAMNNHWNGDEVRSPAHD, translated from the coding sequence ATGAACGATATCGCAATTGTAGGTGCCGGTTTAGTCGGTACGGTATTAGCCATCCACCTCGCCAAACAAGACTTCAATGTAACAGTGTATGATCGCTGCCCCGATCCCCGCAAAGTCAAAATGGGGCGCTCCGACCGTTCACTTATGATCGTATTGAGCGCCAGAGGCTTACATGCTCTGGATGCAGCCGGAGTTGGCGATGCCGTTAGAAATGTCGCTCTGCCGATTTACGGTAGAACCATTCATGCTCCCGATGGCGAATTAGCGTTCCAACCATACGGCAACAATCGCGAAGCATTACAAGCAGTAGACAGAAACGAACTCAATGAAACCCTGATAATAGAAGCGGCGAAGCATCAGAACATTACCTTTCATTTTGAACACGAATGCCTCGATGTAGATTTGTCTACGCCCAAATTGGCTTTTCAAGACGCAGATGGCAATCAAAAAGAAGTATACCATTCGCGAGTTATTGCCGCTGACGGCGCCTACTCTCGCGTTCGCCAAGCTATGCAGAAAACGCGGTTTTTCGATTTTTCGCAGAAGTATCTTCCGCGTTCCTATAAAGAAATTGTTATTAAGCCCGATGCGAGTGCAGGCCAAAGCCTGTCCAATGAAACCTTCCATGTTTGGCCTCGTGGTACTTTCATGCTTTCAGCCTTTCCCAAAGCTGATGGCAGTTTTTCCTTATCTTTACAGCTTCCCAGAGAAGGGGAAAACACCTTCGACACACTTACTACAGAAAGCAGCCTGAAAGCCTTTTTCCAGACTCATTTTGCCGATGTAATACCGCTGGCGGGCGACAGCTTAATGGACTTTTTGGATAGACGCGAAGGCAGCATGTTAACCATTAAATGTTTCCCTTGGTCTCATGAAGACAAGGTGTTACTGATTGGTGATGCGGCGCACGGTATATTGCCTTTCCTTGGACAGGGAGCAAACGCGGGCTTTGAAGATGTCATGGTATTGTTGGAGCACATTCGTGAACATGGCGATGACTGGCGCGCTATCTTCAATCACTTTGAACAGGCTCGTAAACCCAACACCGACACCATTGCCAACCTTTCTTACCAAAACTACCTGATCCTGCAAGATGCGGTAGGCGATCCTAATTTCCAATTGCGCAAATTAATTGAAAGAAAGATCCAGGATCTATATCCAGATCGAGTTTCAGCATCGTTGTACTACAACATCGCCTTCACTCGTACTCCTTACGAACAAGCATTGCAGTATGACAAAGCTTATCAAGCTGTCATCGATGACATCATCAAGGTGCAAAACATCGCCCAAATCATCGACACAGAACAAGGGGAAACGGTGATTCGTGACGCTATGAATAATCATTGGAATGGAGATGAAGTGCGTTCTCCCGCTCACGACTAA
- a CDS encoding SDR family NAD(P)-dependent oxidoreductase produces MQTQDRQQQNSHKRNVLITGGSSGIGTELVRQFAQAGDRVIFTYFSGEERAQELAEELKDYQVEYHLFELGNLSSHRDLLSQLPQIDVLINNAALGTKTVEKMSSIQEEQDEIMLRVNALGPLWLTEALLPKMEENGYGKIVFFSSVGGGITQVPGFRLSDEMSKAAVAHLGRQMAVELSYSPVDVFTVCPGATDTPMFQASTTNKLTPEEKAAFLRRLPGRRMIEPIEIARLCFNLCEPFSQVLRGTVIDASLGLGAYPGSIIDLS; encoded by the coding sequence ATGCAAACACAAGACAGACAACAACAGAACTCACATAAACGAAACGTATTGATTACCGGCGGTTCCAGTGGCATTGGTACAGAATTGGTACGCCAATTCGCACAAGCAGGCGATCGCGTTATTTTCACCTATTTCAGCGGGGAAGAACGAGCACAGGAACTGGCAGAAGAACTTAAGGATTATCAAGTTGAGTATCATTTGTTTGAACTGGGTAATCTCAGTAGTCACCGCGATCTATTGTCGCAGCTACCTCAAATTGATGTCCTAATCAATAACGCTGCGCTCGGCACCAAAACCGTTGAGAAAATGAGTTCTATTCAGGAAGAACAAGACGAAATCATGCTACGCGTTAACGCCCTCGGGCCACTGTGGTTAACCGAAGCGCTATTACCCAAAATGGAAGAAAATGGTTATGGCAAAATCGTGTTTTTTAGCTCAGTGGGCGGCGGTATTACACAAGTTCCCGGCTTTCGACTTTCCGACGAAATGAGCAAAGCGGCGGTGGCACATTTAGGCCGTCAAATGGCGGTGGAACTGAGTTACAGCCCTGTGGATGTGTTCACCGTATGTCCGGGCGCAACCGACACGCCCATGTTTCAGGCCAGCACCACCAATAAACTTACCCCTGAAGAAAAAGCCGCGTTTTTGCGCAGATTACCAGGCAGACGCATGATAGAACCGATCGAAATTGCTCGACTGTGCTTTAACTTGTGCGAACCGTTTAGCCAGGTGCTTCGAGGAACCGTCATCGACGCATCGCTTGGCTTGGGCGCTTACCCCGGTTCAATTATTGATTTGTCATAG
- a CDS encoding cyclase family protein produces MKLYIEISNTQWQVHLDKGHHISIALDFNGEQPNGWDSAPATAQTFAAGDFIADTREGGSCNVTEYRFTPHCNGTHTECVGHIVNNPITVHRALEDALLPATLISVEPESFATATDEATHLADNSDYVITQRCIAEKLAKQLAKLSNAVHFNSALVIRTLPNNSDKQQQQYSDFIPPYLSKDAMEYINSIGVRHLLVDIPSVDRMSDGGELKAHRTYWALPAQEKHISDPEQNPNLTKTITEFIYVPSQVQDGVYLLNLQIPAFVTDAAPSRPILFPVSEAN; encoded by the coding sequence TTGAAACTCTACATTGAGATATCAAACACACAGTGGCAAGTGCATTTAGACAAAGGCCACCACATTTCCATTGCGCTGGACTTTAACGGCGAGCAGCCCAATGGCTGGGATAGCGCCCCTGCAACCGCCCAAACCTTCGCAGCCGGTGACTTTATCGCCGACACGCGCGAAGGCGGTAGCTGCAACGTGACGGAATATCGTTTTACGCCCCATTGCAATGGCACTCACACGGAATGCGTGGGTCATATTGTGAATAATCCCATCACGGTTCACAGAGCCCTTGAAGACGCACTGCTTCCAGCGACGTTAATCAGTGTAGAGCCGGAATCATTCGCCACAGCAACAGACGAAGCGACCCATTTGGCGGACAACAGCGATTATGTGATTACCCAACGATGCATTGCAGAAAAATTGGCGAAACAATTGGCGAAATTATCAAACGCTGTTCACTTCAATTCGGCGTTGGTTATTCGCACATTGCCCAATAATAGCGACAAACAACAGCAACAGTATTCAGATTTCATTCCGCCTTATTTGTCGAAAGATGCCATGGAATACATTAACTCCATCGGCGTAAGGCATCTGCTTGTGGACATTCCTTCCGTTGATCGCATGAGCGATGGTGGAGAATTAAAAGCTCACCGGACTTATTGGGCGCTGCCAGCGCAGGAAAAACACATTTCCGATCCAGAGCAGAACCCGAATTTAACCAAAACCATCACCGAATTTATTTATGTGCCTTCACAAGTGCAAGACGGCGTGTATTTGCTCAACTTGCAAATTCCAGCCTTTGTTACCGATGCGGCGCCTTCTCGCCCCATTTTATTTCCTGTTTCCGAAGCCAATTAG
- a CDS encoding IQ calmodulin-binding motif-containing protein — protein MNPPRKPPSAAEVVAQRQSATPSAPASPSGRMMPSPPPSPVAAAAAPRPAPAPAHTEATRNAAATKIQSLMRGHLGRMKAKEEKFKQVASRVAPPSREAFDCDRWAADFQQALSHDRLPFTAVKYAVRPEKQPSAIATGARIEYSGAHIGHDTHFFTKVQVGNKKQISFDNVNPQGVESREHAANFRFFLSPYALKQGDDSDSHVPVAKRDHVLTYVKKDQSFRR, from the coding sequence ATGAATCCACCACGCAAGCCTCCCAGTGCTGCGGAAGTTGTTGCACAGAGACAAAGCGCAACACCTTCTGCTCCAGCTTCGCCCAGCGGAAGAATGATGCCGTCACCACCACCGTCGCCTGTTGCTGCCGCTGCAGCACCACGTCCAGCTCCCGCACCAGCTCATACCGAAGCTACACGCAATGCCGCCGCTACCAAAATCCAATCGTTAATGCGTGGGCATTTGGGTCGCATGAAGGCGAAGGAAGAGAAGTTCAAGCAAGTTGCCAGCCGCGTTGCTCCACCCAGTCGGGAAGCATTCGATTGTGACCGTTGGGCTGCCGATTTCCAACAAGCATTGTCACATGACAGACTCCCGTTTACCGCCGTAAAATATGCAGTTCGCCCGGAGAAACAACCGAGCGCCATCGCAACAGGCGCTCGCATCGAATACAGTGGAGCGCATATTGGGCATGACACCCACTTCTTTACCAAAGTACAAGTAGGTAATAAGAAGCAAATCTCTTTCGACAACGTCAATCCTCAAGGCGTTGAATCGAGAGAACATGCAGCAAATTTCCGCTTCTTTCTTTCACCTTATGCACTCAAACAAGGGGATGATTCAGACTCTCATGTTCCCGTTGCCAAGCGAGACCATGTGCTGACTTACGTCAAAAAGGATCAGAGTTTCCGACGCTAA